A genomic window from Gossypium hirsutum isolate 1008001.06 chromosome D10, Gossypium_hirsutum_v2.1, whole genome shotgun sequence includes:
- the LOC107914579 gene encoding uncharacterized protein yields MENKTRGTPKQMKTSNLCMPRWKGNNKNKRVSPMNLLDRFREAVFRLIMLSALTKAAATHPHTTPAASGAPRRYYQPADTHHSEAVADCIEFIKKKSSREENRVSGGSSCTSEVVMAVPVMI; encoded by the coding sequence ATGGAAAACAAAACCAGAGGCACCCCCAAGCAAATGAAGACCAGTAATCTATGCATGCCAAGGTGGAAaggaaacaacaaaaacaaacgTGTATCTCCAATGAATCTCCTCGACCGTTTCCGAGAAGCTGTTTTTCGCCTCATAATGTTATCGGCTCTCACCAAGGCGGCCGCCACACATCCGCACACAACCCCTGCTGCCAGTGGCGCCCCGCGAAGATATTACCAGCCAGCTGACACTCACCATAGCGAAGCTGTGGCAGATTGCATCGAGTTCATCAAGAAAAAGTCGTCTAGGGAGGAGAACCGGGTGTCCGGTGGTAGCAGTTGTACTAGTGAAGTGGTGATGGCAGTTCCAGTTATGATTTAA